The Podarcis raffonei isolate rPodRaf1 chromosome 2, rPodRaf1.pri, whole genome shotgun sequence genome window below encodes:
- the GLOD5 gene encoding glyoxalase domain-containing protein 5, producing MTQGGRPSLAEFAKPVQTPPSDQEMLSWLSLRFLRPQLLCRISSLPVQVPREMSRERSSKAAPSGLIHRLDHLVMTVRSIEDTAAFYSRVLRMEVVSFKGNRQALHFGQQKFNLHEVGKEFEPKAHRPTPGSLDLCLVTEMPLEQLVEHLKVCGVSIEEGPMARTGALGPIKSVYFRDPDHNLLEVCNYGGSD from the exons ATGACCCAGGGAGGGCGTCCTTCGCTTGCTGAATTTGCCAAACCAGTTCAAACTCCACCTTCAGACCAGGAAATGCTGAGCTGGCTGAGCCTCCGGTTCCTTCGCCCCCAACTGCTGTGCAGAATTTCctccttacctgtccag GTTCCTCGGGAAATGTCCCGGGAGCGAAGCAGCAAGGCGGCCCCGTCGGGCCTGATCCACCGGCTGGACCACCTGGTGATGACGGTGAGGAGCATTGAGGACACAGCCGCCTTCTACTCCCGGGTCCTCAGAATGGAAGTCGTCTCCTTCAAG GGAAACCGTCAAGCTCTGCATTTTGGACAGCAGAAGTTCAACCTCCACGAGGTGGGGAAGGAATTTGAACCCAAAGCCCACCGGCCGACCCCTGGCTCTTTGGACCTCTGCCTCGTCACAGAGATGCCTCTGGAACAGCTGGTAGAACACCTGAAG GTATGTGGGGTCAGCATTGAAGAAGGCCCAATGGCCAGAACTGGGGCGCTTGGCCCAATAAAATCCGTTTATTTCCGAGACCCGGACCATAATCTTCTGGAAGTCTGCAACTACGGTGGGAGTGACTAG